The following are encoded in a window of Synechocystis sp. PCC 7509 genomic DNA:
- a CDS encoding sigma-70 family RNA polymerase sigma factor codes for MPSEQPTNSDRLSGQTDIELYLALKSGRDDAFGIIYDRHAGLVYGIALKILGNSQEAEDLTQDVFLSIASSSSYEPTRGSLRTFLAILTRSRAIDRVRSRNNTRKVLGQWQDNQQQTATDAPFEQVSRSEQSQEVRDALAQLSDPQQQILQMAYYDGLSQSEIAKQLQIPLGTVKARARRGLLKLRQTLRDYVG; via the coding sequence ATGCCTTCTGAGCAACCCACCAATAGCGATCGCTTATCTGGACAGACAGATATTGAACTATACCTAGCACTGAAATCTGGTCGGGATGATGCTTTCGGCATTATTTACGACCGTCATGCTGGATTAGTTTATGGGATAGCCCTCAAAATTCTTGGCAATTCTCAAGAGGCAGAAGACTTAACCCAGGATGTTTTTCTCAGTATTGCTAGCTCGTCCTCCTACGAACCAACTAGAGGGTCGCTAAGAACGTTTCTAGCAATTTTGACCCGCTCGCGAGCTATTGACCGAGTGCGTTCGCGCAACAACACCCGTAAGGTTCTCGGACAATGGCAAGATAACCAGCAACAAACTGCTACGGATGCTCCTTTTGAACAAGTATCCCGCAGCGAACAGTCTCAAGAGGTAAGAGATGCGCTCGCCCAATTATCCGACCCTCAGCAGCAAATTCTTCAGATGGCTTATTATGATGGTCTGAGCCAATCAGAAATTGCCAAGCAACTGCAAATTCCTCTCGGTACAGTGAAAGCTAGAGCTAGGCGAGGTCTGCTCAAATTGCGTCAAACCCTCAGAGATTACGTTGGATAA
- a CDS encoding DUF4394 domain-containing protein has translation MKLNQLTKIAVAISLSACLQTFIGTPAKSAEMYKIIGLTSNNTLVKYGSNSNSRSRRPNQTINITKLDGNVLGIDYRPANGMLYALTDTDKIYTINCDNGVATFVSNLSVSFSGGFQSGVDFNPVVDRLRVVASNGQNYRINVDTGMVTVDTLLNYDPAQDLGVTASAYINSRKGATATMLFNLDYDSDALVSQAPPNEGKLTAVGLLGFNLPPVAGFDVVTNNKGENVGFIAAGKSLYTVDLSTGAAKMMGNLREGNLIGVAVSLTSDKK, from the coding sequence ATGAAACTTAATCAGTTGACTAAAATCGCGGTAGCAATATCTTTGTCGGCTTGTCTACAGACTTTTATTGGTACTCCAGCTAAGAGTGCAGAAATGTACAAAATAATTGGGTTAACTAGCAATAATACCCTAGTAAAGTATGGTTCTAATTCTAATTCTCGTTCGCGTCGTCCTAACCAGACTATCAATATTACCAAATTAGATGGAAATGTTTTAGGCATAGATTACCGCCCTGCTAACGGGATGCTTTATGCCCTTACAGATACAGACAAGATATATACAATTAATTGTGACAACGGCGTTGCTACTTTTGTTAGTAATTTATCAGTCAGCTTTAGTGGTGGATTTCAATCGGGTGTAGATTTCAACCCAGTTGTCGATCGTCTACGAGTAGTAGCAAGTAACGGTCAGAACTATAGAATTAATGTTGATACAGGAATGGTTACTGTCGATACACTTCTCAACTACGACCCGGCTCAAGACTTAGGTGTTACCGCTTCTGCATATATTAATTCTAGAAAAGGAGCTACTGCCACTATGCTTTTTAATCTAGACTATGATTCTGATGCCTTAGTAAGCCAAGCTCCTCCTAACGAGGGTAAATTGACTGCTGTAGGGTTGTTAGGATTCAACCTACCTCCAGTAGCAGGATTTGATGTTGTTACTAATAATAAAGGAGAGAATGTTGGATTTATTGCGGCTGGCAAATCTTTGTATACAGTAGATTTATCAACCGGAGCAGCTAAAATGATGGGCAACTTGCGGGAAGGTAATTTAATTGGAGTTGCTGTTTCTCTTACTTCTGATAAGAAATAG
- a CDS encoding type I restriction-modification system subunit M N-terminal domain-containing protein — protein sequence MSYLLFIKRLDDLELTKERKAQQLNRPVSEPIFSVEQQCCCWSNFKNLTDSED from the coding sequence ATTTCCTACTTACTATTTATTAAGCGCTTAGATGACTTGGAACTGACCAAGGAGCGCAAAGCGCAACAGCTAAATAGACCTGTCAGCGAGCCAATTTTCTCTGTTGAGCAGCAGTGTTGTTGCTGGTCGAATTTTAAAAATCTTACTGACTCTGAGGATTAA
- a CDS encoding DUF4158 domain-containing protein has product MAYTLPWTTEQKPDRSGIPNGFMTAIERTAYPRFKSQATVKELTELYTPSASELAFAQTQVKSKRGLLRLLVMLKSFQRLGYFPPSEAVPPTVALPIRSCLNLSANVCAIPPERSRYYYAEAIRAYLGVNPYDRKAQTAIATVISQAAEVMEYPADLINVAVEELVKERYELPAFSTLDRLVGHIRTVVNNRLFGRVATAMTSAQQAFVDDLVATLPESGLTFSLLRSPPKSARLSHVQALQTKFEQMLTCGDVRQLLVTIAPAKVKSFAAQAKALSLTDLRELKLTKRRALLVCLLYRVQVKTRDHLVEMFLKRVQKMHSCAKDKLVELREQHLAQTESMLGVLAEILQTSAGESDTALLGERVQSGFFCKNPRKGGLVKKEVWCYLLVILPSKAFHLQNTSQKLYFLRLTYIVSFFMSQKAILKCFKE; this is encoded by the coding sequence ATGGCTTATACTCTGCCTTGGACAACTGAGCAAAAGCCAGATCGATCTGGAATTCCCAACGGCTTTATGACCGCTATCGAACGCACGGCTTATCCTCGATTCAAATCTCAGGCAACCGTCAAGGAACTGACTGAACTTTATACTCCATCAGCATCGGAGCTAGCATTTGCCCAAACACAGGTTAAAAGTAAACGCGGGCTGCTGCGCTTGTTAGTGATGCTCAAATCATTCCAGAGGTTGGGTTATTTCCCACCGTCGGAAGCAGTCCCACCAACGGTTGCCCTTCCTATTCGGTCTTGTTTGAATCTCAGTGCCAATGTCTGTGCCATCCCGCCCGAACGTTCGCGCTACTACTATGCTGAGGCAATTCGGGCTTACTTGGGCGTTAATCCATACGACCGTAAGGCTCAAACTGCCATTGCTACGGTTATCTCGCAAGCGGCTGAGGTGATGGAGTATCCTGCTGATTTAATCAATGTCGCAGTCGAAGAATTGGTCAAAGAAAGGTATGAATTACCAGCTTTTAGTACCTTAGATCGTTTAGTCGGTCATATTCGTACCGTTGTTAATAACCGCCTGTTTGGTCGGGTCGCTACCGCTATGACTTCTGCCCAGCAAGCATTTGTAGATGATTTGGTAGCTACTTTACCCGAATCAGGATTAACCTTCAGTTTATTGAGATCGCCACCAAAAAGTGCGCGCCTGTCTCACGTTCAAGCATTACAAACTAAATTCGAGCAGATGCTCACCTGTGGGGATGTTCGCCAGTTGCTCGTTACCATCGCACCCGCTAAAGTTAAATCTTTTGCAGCTCAAGCCAAAGCCTTGTCTCTGACGGACTTGCGGGAGTTGAAACTAACCAAACGTCGCGCTCTATTAGTTTGTCTGCTTTATCGCGTCCAAGTTAAAACTCGTGACCATTTGGTGGAAATGTTTCTCAAGCGAGTGCAGAAAATGCACTCCTGCGCCAAAGACAAGCTAGTAGAGTTACGCGAGCAACATTTAGCTCAGACGGAATCGATGCTGGGAGTCCTAGCTGAAATTTTACAGACATCAGCAGGAGAAAGCGATACAGCGCTCTTGGGCGAGCGAGTCCAGTCTGGTTTTTTTTGTAAGAACCCTCGGAAAGGGGGATTAGTAAAAAAAGAGGTTTGGTGTTACCTCCTTGTAATTCTTCCTAGCAAAGCTTTTCACTTGCAAAATACATCTCAAAAACTCTACTTTTTGAGACTCACCTATATTGTGTCTTTTTTCATGTCTCAAAAGGCAATTCTTAAATGCTTTAAGGAGTAA
- a CDS encoding tyrosine-type recombinase/integrase, with the protein MSIPLATVATEFLERPGLARSTVQSYELSLMPLLGEYGSYPIEILSRRALADYLDSLPHLAYTTHQRHQAILQALFNFAVEQGYLKVNPITRLQRRKPNPERGEHFSDRVIRYLSLSQITTLYQVIDRHSRMKALVYLLHRTGARIAEVLALNLSDLNLKMRKFQVIGKGNKIRWCFYSEDAATALEKYLKYYRHPESDALFTAQKPVTKLVTRLSYRTAHRDWTNLIESAPELDGIRMHDLRHTFATERVGLMGIEELRALMGHTNIATTLRYQKVTSERAEIVAQAALDRLLQGAENSQI; encoded by the coding sequence TTGTCTATCCCACTAGCTACAGTCGCTACTGAATTCTTGGAGCGTCCAGGACTCGCTCGAAGCACCGTTCAATCCTACGAACTAAGTCTCATGCCGCTACTGGGAGAATACGGCAGTTATCCAATTGAAATCTTGAGCCGTAGGGCATTAGCCGATTACCTCGACAGCTTACCCCATCTAGCTTACACGACTCATCAACGACATCAAGCAATCTTACAAGCTCTATTCAACTTCGCCGTAGAGCAAGGTTACTTGAAAGTTAACCCTATCACCCGACTTCAACGACGCAAACCCAACCCTGAAAGGGGAGAGCATTTTTCAGATCGAGTGATTCGGTATCTATCCCTATCCCAAATCACCACACTTTACCAAGTAATCGACCGTCACAGTCGGATGAAAGCTCTGGTGTACTTGCTGCATCGCACTGGTGCCAGAATTGCCGAGGTCTTAGCACTAAACTTATCAGACCTCAATCTAAAGATGCGCAAATTTCAGGTGATTGGGAAAGGTAATAAAATCCGGTGGTGTTTCTACAGTGAAGATGCAGCAACAGCATTAGAGAAATATCTAAAATACTACCGTCACCCAGAATCGGATGCCCTATTTACTGCCCAAAAACCCGTAACCAAATTAGTTACCCGCCTGAGTTATCGAACAGCACATCGAGACTGGACAAACTTGATTGAGAGCGCACCAGAACTCGATGGGATTAGGATGCACGATCTCAGGCACACCTTTGCCACCGAACGAGTTGGCTTAATGGGCATCGAGGAGCTACGTGCTTTGATGGGACATACTAACATTGCGACCACATTACGCTACCAAAAAGTTACTTCCGAACGAGCCGAGATTGTCGCTCAAGCAGCTTTAGATCGATTGCTACAAGGAGCAGAAAATAGTCAAATTTAG
- a CDS encoding helix-turn-helix domain-containing protein has product MNILQSSKSPNANETVGDYVKRMRLMLGLNQKELAAIAGIHLQSVGKIERGLTTKLSSHSKSGLANALQVPVEYLEAVCRGTPIVAVSQLKFCAPCWTPGTPPDPLWMEVRAKYCFLCGSALRERCSYCQERITSLKHRFCPFCGTASKAEANFQS; this is encoded by the coding sequence GTGAATATTCTTCAAAGTAGTAAATCGCCCAACGCTAATGAGACGGTAGGTGATTATGTCAAACGAATGCGATTAATGCTCGGTTTGAACCAGAAGGAACTGGCAGCTATCGCAGGGATTCACTTGCAGAGCGTGGGAAAAATCGAACGCGGGTTGACAACTAAACTGAGTTCTCACAGTAAAAGTGGTTTGGCAAATGCGCTGCAAGTTCCGGTGGAATATTTAGAGGCGGTCTGTCGTGGCACTCCGATTGTGGCTGTCTCTCAACTCAAATTCTGTGCGCCGTGCTGGACTCCTGGAACGCCGCCAGATCCTCTCTGGATGGAGGTGAGGGCTAAATACTGCTTTTTGTGTGGTTCTGCGCTCCGAGAGCGCTGTAGCTATTGCCAAGAGAGGATTACTTCTCTCAAGCATCGGTTCTGTCCTTTTTGTGGGACTGCTTCCAAGGCTGAAGCTAATTTTCAAAGCTAG
- a CDS encoding ParA family protein has translation MLKVAVFNLKGGTGKSTTALNLGAALACPKRRVLVIDLDGQRTLSFGLGMDGQTPTALDWLTSEGLFTPLSTATKNLSLIPGDIGMFRLATESDLFTPALSRLTGFFDLVLMDCPPSLSVASVQALLSSDRVLVPTLCEPAALRGFSEAITLIRDERPDMPIEALRVRYKPRLVLTREADDLLIESSVEMDYRLLHAVIPENISVAESIAVQKSILDYASNSSGAKAYQSLAKECSKLWKVS, from the coding sequence ATGTTGAAGGTAGCTGTATTCAATCTCAAAGGCGGGACTGGAAAAAGTACGACAGCTTTGAACTTAGGTGCAGCATTGGCTTGTCCCAAGCGTCGAGTGTTGGTAATTGACCTTGATGGACAGAGGACGCTTTCATTCGGATTAGGTATGGATGGACAGACTCCTACAGCACTCGATTGGTTGACTTCAGAAGGGCTATTTACTCCCCTATCTACAGCCACAAAAAACCTGTCCCTGATTCCTGGGGATATTGGGATGTTTCGCCTGGCGACCGAATCCGACTTGTTTACTCCTGCACTGTCGAGGCTGACTGGCTTTTTCGATTTGGTATTGATGGACTGTCCGCCTAGCCTGAGTGTTGCATCCGTGCAGGCACTTCTGAGCAGCGATCGCGTTTTGGTACCAACTTTGTGCGAACCTGCTGCCTTGCGGGGTTTTTCTGAAGCGATAACGCTAATTCGAGATGAAAGACCAGATATGCCCATTGAAGCTTTACGGGTACGCTATAAACCGCGATTAGTTTTGACCCGCGAGGCGGACGATTTACTGATTGAATCCTCTGTGGAGATGGACTATCGGCTTCTACACGCTGTAATTCCTGAAAATATCAGCGTGGCGGAGTCTATCGCGGTGCAAAAATCGATTCTTGACTACGCCTCTAATTCTAGTGGCGCAAAAGCTTATCAATCTCTTGCTAAAGAATGCAGCAAACTGTGGAAGGTGTCATGA
- a CDS encoding response regulator transcription factor — MMKILVIEDEVLLRANTVQILSFEDFHTIEAENGLLGVQLAQEQLPDLILCDVMMPELDGYGVLVALRQNPLTSAIPFIFTTAKASYADLHQGMELGADDFLSKPFSADELLAAISTQLKKVVDLPDRGK; from the coding sequence ATGATGAAAATTCTAGTGATTGAAGACGAGGTACTACTGCGAGCTAACACTGTTCAAATCCTCTCATTTGAGGATTTCCATACCATTGAAGCAGAAAACGGTCTGCTTGGCGTGCAGTTGGCACAGGAACAGCTCCCTGATTTGATCCTTTGTGATGTGATGATGCCCGAACTAGATGGCTACGGTGTGCTAGTCGCGTTGCGTCAAAATCCACTTACCTCAGCAATTCCCTTTATTTTTACCACCGCCAAAGCAAGTTATGCCGATCTCCACCAAGGGATGGAACTGGGAGCCGATGATTTTCTCTCTAAGCCCTTTTCCGCAGACGAGCTGCTGGCGGCAATCTCAACACAGTTGAAAAAAGTCGTAGATTTGCCTGATAGGGGTAAATAA
- a CDS encoding sensor histidine kinase: MSTEKLAKLQSFSQGEVTFERLKQILATELSYSEYEELIVLSQYQLEQQKALARAINQIRGLLDIDAIFQTTTKEVCQLLEADRVAVYRFTPNWDGHFVAEFVTPGWVKLVKPEVTKLWVDTNLQETQGGRYRNNETFAVDDIYKMGFHSCHVELLEQFQAKAYAIAPIMIKDRLWGLLVAYQNSAPRCWQAADVKVLTQIGEQFGIAVQQAEILAELQAEVTERQRIELSLRQAEHKYRDIFQNATEGIFQTTPDGRYLSANPALAKIYGYVCPQELLTNITDIEHQLYVDPNRRSEFICLMQKYKLVSEFKSQVYRQDGRRIWISENARAVYDSKDILLYYEGFVEDITERMQAEEDIRNALEKEKELNELKSHFVTMTSHEFRTPLATILSSADLLQKYSHRLREEQKFTHLQQIQTTVKHMTQLLNDVLLIGKAEAGKLECNPASLDLVGFCQVLVKDLRLSNDRHTIALVNQGESTNACIDEKLLRHILSNLLSNAIKYSPQGGTVYFEVICQPEEVIFHIQDEGIGISAADQAQLFDSFYRASNVGTISGTGLGLAIVKKSVDLHGGKIAMHSEVGVGTTFTVTLPLGSKQVEIDDENSSD, from the coding sequence ATGAGTACTGAAAAGTTGGCAAAATTGCAGAGTTTTTCTCAAGGCGAGGTAACGTTTGAGCGGTTGAAGCAGATTCTGGCTACAGAACTTAGCTATTCAGAGTATGAGGAGTTGATTGTCCTGTCTCAATACCAGCTAGAGCAGCAGAAAGCTCTGGCTAGGGCGATCAATCAGATTCGGGGACTCCTAGACATTGATGCTATTTTCCAGACAACTACCAAGGAAGTTTGCCAATTATTAGAGGCTGACCGGGTCGCTGTCTATCGCTTCACTCCCAACTGGGATGGTCACTTTGTAGCTGAATTTGTCACCCCTGGCTGGGTAAAACTGGTGAAACCAGAGGTTACGAAGCTTTGGGTAGATACTAATTTACAAGAAACTCAAGGGGGTCGCTACCGCAACAATGAAACGTTTGCGGTTGATGATATTTACAAAATGGGTTTCCATTCTTGTCACGTTGAACTTTTAGAGCAATTTCAGGCTAAGGCTTATGCCATCGCCCCAATTATGATCAAGGATCGGCTCTGGGGGTTACTGGTAGCCTATCAAAACTCTGCACCTCGTTGCTGGCAAGCAGCAGATGTAAAGGTATTAACTCAAATTGGTGAGCAATTTGGTATAGCAGTCCAACAAGCAGAAATCCTGGCTGAGTTACAGGCTGAAGTCACCGAGCGGCAACGGATAGAGCTATCCTTACGGCAGGCAGAACATAAATATCGGGACATTTTTCAAAATGCTACGGAGGGCATTTTCCAAACTACCCCTGATGGGCGTTATCTCAGTGCTAATCCTGCCTTAGCAAAAATCTATGGCTATGTATGCCCCCAAGAACTGCTCACGAACATTACAGACATAGAACATCAACTTTATGTCGATCCTAACCGTCGTTCAGAGTTTATTTGCTTAATGCAGAAATACAAACTTGTGTCGGAGTTTAAGTCTCAGGTTTATCGTCAAGATGGCAGGAGGATTTGGATTTCTGAGAACGCCAGGGCTGTTTATGACTCTAAAGATATCCTGCTGTACTACGAAGGGTTTGTTGAAGATATTACAGAGCGCATGCAGGCAGAAGAAGACATTCGCAACGCTTTAGAGAAAGAAAAAGAACTAAATGAACTTAAATCCCATTTTGTGACGATGACCTCCCACGAGTTCCGCACCCCCTTAGCCACTATCTTATCTTCTGCTGATTTACTGCAAAAGTACAGCCACAGACTGCGTGAGGAGCAAAAATTCACCCATCTCCAGCAAATTCAAACAACTGTCAAGCATATGACTCAGTTGTTAAATGATGTGCTGTTAATTGGCAAAGCCGAAGCGGGAAAACTAGAGTGCAACCCAGCATCACTAGATTTAGTAGGATTCTGTCAAGTTCTGGTTAAAGATTTACGCCTGAGCAATGACCGCCACACAATTGCATTGGTGAATCAGGGTGAGTCCACCAATGCTTGCATTGATGAAAAACTACTGCGACATATCCTGAGCAATTTACTCTCCAATGCCATTAAGTACTCACCTCAAGGTGGCACTGTCTATTTTGAGGTTATTTGCCAGCCGGAAGAAGTAATTTTCCATATTCAAGACGAAGGCATCGGCATTTCCGCAGCAGATCAAGCCCAATTGTTTGATTCGTTTTATAGAGCCAGCAATGTCGGCACAATCTCCGGCACAGGGCTAGGACTAGCCATTGTCAAAAAATCCGTAGACTTACATGGTGGCAAGATTGCCATGCATAGTGAAGTTGGAGTTGGCACAACATTTACAGTCACGCTACCATTGGGCAGCAAACAGGTAGAAATAGATGATGAAAATTCTAGTGATTGA
- a CDS encoding response regulator transcription factor, with amino-acid sequence MKKILVIEDEATVRSNILEILEFEQFDAVSAENGLIGALWAQEYLPDLVICDVMMPEINGYEVLSALRQNQMTATIPFIFLTAMADYSDRRRAMELGADDYLTKPFTTDELLAAISTRFAKHEVVMQQYNDERQKNEALKQEVQQLQHHVDTNNKLLKQFPREVLNVIPKLNMAIYLLKDLQPGTQRDRCLEVLQQLCKEEIMLLNQMPDLQDVLTPENFNILSQFHLVSSTTE; translated from the coding sequence ATGAAAAAGATTCTTGTAATTGAAGACGAAGCAACAGTTAGAAGTAATATTTTAGAAATACTTGAGTTTGAACAGTTCGATGCTGTTAGCGCTGAGAATGGCTTGATTGGCGCTCTGTGGGCGCAGGAATACTTACCAGACTTAGTTATTTGTGATGTAATGATGCCAGAAATCAATGGTTACGAAGTCCTGAGCGCTTTACGTCAAAATCAGATGACGGCAACAATCCCGTTTATTTTTCTCACTGCTATGGCCGATTACTCTGATAGAAGACGTGCTATGGAATTAGGCGCAGACGATTATCTTACCAAACCATTCACTACAGACGAGTTACTGGCAGCAATCTCTACTCGGTTTGCTAAACATGAAGTTGTGATGCAACAGTATAACGACGAGCGGCAAAAAAATGAAGCATTGAAACAAGAAGTACAACAGTTACAGCACCATGTTGATACTAACAATAAACTCTTAAAACAGTTCCCGCGAGAGGTGCTTAATGTAATACCTAAGCTAAATATGGCAATTTATCTCCTAAAAGACCTCCAACCAGGAACACAACGCGATCGCTGCTTAGAAGTTTTGCAACAGTTGTGTAAGGAAGAAATTATGCTGCTCAATCAAATGCCCGACTTACAAGATGTTTTGACTCCTGAAAACTTCAACATCCTAAGTCAATTTCATCTAGTTAGCAGTACAACTGAATAA
- a CDS encoding ATP-binding protein, producing the protein MKNAIKSEQQIQHLLVVEDKQGKRVIKLEDSTCSIGRDSTNSIVLHSKLVSRQHAILLRIAIPETASYLFRIIDGNLQGDRSTNGIIINEQRCFSHDLKHGDVIVFAGDVEAKYYASSSLSDVDLVTSSKADEVSDLLSNLSNPFQTLIGVDIEFENSIESALVRLASFPELLSNPIIEITLDGTITYLNPAATVQFPGLREAQLQHPMLAGLVAQVQNNKAKFFIREVKYSERVFEQSIHYIAESDLIRSYVVDVTERKQIETALKQAHDELESRVAQRTAQLNEVNKELRNEIVERQRVEQALRASEQQLQAILDNSTALISVKNTQGQYILVNQWYKTVFQISKEDVKGKTDYDLFPKAMAEIYQVNDQRVLEAQAALESEEVFHQDDGFHTYLSIKFPLYDADESIYAICGISTDITKRKRAEESILKALEKERELGELKSRFVTMASHEFRTPLATILSSTEILERYNHKLSQEKKVEHFQRIQSSVKHTTDLLNDVLLIGKAEAGKLEFQPIPLELVKFCHDLVEEIQLTTSSHKITFCTQEQFVNACLDKKLLRQILSNLLSNAIKYSPQGGIVHFDLIGKQDLAIFRIQDEGIGIPVGDQTKLFDAFHRASNVGNISGTGLGLAIVKKSVGLHNGSIFVESEVEVGTIFVVTLPLNN; encoded by the coding sequence ATGAAAAATGCGATAAAAAGTGAACAACAAATTCAACATCTCCTAGTGGTTGAAGATAAACAGGGAAAACGTGTAATTAAGTTAGAAGATAGTACCTGTTCAATTGGTCGCGATTCAACCAACTCTATTGTGCTGCACTCTAAATTAGTTTCTCGCCAGCACGCTATTTTACTACGGATTGCTATTCCCGAAACTGCTAGTTACTTATTTCGGATAATTGATGGCAACTTACAGGGAGACAGAAGTACCAATGGCATCATTATTAATGAGCAACGCTGTTTCTCCCATGATCTTAAACATGGTGATGTGATTGTATTTGCCGGGGATGTAGAAGCAAAGTACTATGCTAGTTCTAGTCTTTCCGATGTAGACCTAGTGACATCTAGTAAAGCTGATGAGGTTTCAGACTTATTGTCCAACTTAAGCAACCCTTTTCAAACTTTAATTGGAGTAGACATTGAATTTGAAAACTCAATCGAATCAGCACTTGTTCGATTAGCTTCTTTTCCTGAATTATTATCTAATCCAATTATTGAAATTACTTTAGATGGCACAATAACTTACCTCAATCCAGCCGCTACCGTGCAATTTCCAGGTCTGAGGGAAGCACAATTACAGCACCCAATGTTAGCCGGGTTAGTAGCACAAGTTCAAAATAATAAAGCAAAGTTTTTTATTCGTGAGGTTAAATATAGCGAACGAGTTTTTGAACAATCCATACACTACATTGCTGAGAGCGATTTAATCCGAAGTTATGTTGTAGACGTTACTGAGCGCAAGCAAATAGAAACAGCACTAAAACAAGCTCATGACGAACTAGAAAGTAGAGTGGCACAACGTACTGCTCAATTAAACGAGGTTAATAAGGAGTTGAGAAATGAAATCGTCGAGCGCCAGCGAGTAGAGCAGGCGTTAAGAGCAAGTGAGCAGCAACTGCAAGCGATATTAGATAACTCTACAGCACTAATTTCCGTTAAAAATACTCAAGGTCAATACATTTTAGTTAATCAATGGTATAAAACAGTTTTTCAAATTAGTAAAGAGGATGTGAAAGGTAAGACAGACTATGATTTATTTCCAAAAGCGATGGCAGAAATATATCAAGTCAACGACCAAAGAGTCTTGGAAGCTCAAGCTGCTTTAGAGTCGGAAGAAGTATTTCATCAAGATGATGGTTTTCATACATACTTATCAATTAAGTTTCCACTTTATGACGCTGATGAAAGTATTTATGCAATTTGCGGAATTTCTACTGATATTACTAAGCGCAAGCGAGCAGAGGAAAGTATTTTAAAAGCTTTAGAGAAGGAAAGAGAACTAGGGGAACTCAAATCACGTTTTGTTACTATGGCATCCCATGAGTTTCGTACTCCTTTAGCTACAATTTTATCCTCTACAGAAATTCTTGAACGTTACAATCATAAATTAAGTCAGGAGAAAAAAGTTGAACATTTCCAACGTATTCAATCATCTGTCAAACACACAACGGATTTATTAAATGACGTATTGTTAATTGGCAAAGCAGAAGCAGGCAAGTTGGAGTTTCAACCAATACCACTTGAACTTGTAAAATTCTGTCACGACTTGGTAGAGGAGATCCAACTTACCACCAGTTCTCACAAGATTACCTTTTGTACTCAAGAGCAATTCGTCAATGCTTGCTTAGATAAAAAGTTGCTACGGCAAATATTGAGTAATCTACTTTCAAATGCTATTAAGTATTCGCCTCAAGGCGGTATTGTACATTTTGACTTAATTGGCAAACAAGATTTAGCTATCTTTCGTATTCAAGATGAAGGCATTGGTATTCCTGTAGGAGACCAAACCAAATTATTTGATGCTTTTCATAGAGCTAGCAATGTTGGCAATATTTCTGGTACAGGATTGGGACTTGCCATTGTTAAAAAATCTGTAGGATTGCATAATGGCTCAATCTTTGTTGAGAGCGAAGTTGAGGTTGGCACGATTTTCGTAGTTACACTTCCATTAAATAATTAG